From the Lathyrus oleraceus cultivar Zhongwan6 chromosome 4, CAAS_Psat_ZW6_1.0, whole genome shotgun sequence genome, one window contains:
- the LOC127076382 gene encoding disease resistance protein RUN1 isoform X2: MASYDVFISFRGDDTRSGFTSHLYEALCRSYCLTYIDYRIEKGNNVWEELVKAIKKSTLFLVVFSDDYASSAWCLNELVEIMECHKNEPDNVVVIPVFYKVEPSQVRKQTGSYATAFAKHMKKDKDKIQKWKDVLSQAADLSGFPSTAYRSESVMIEEIARVVLGKLNHKHKNEITNNFILDENYRSIESLVKIDSAEVQVIGLWGMGGIGKTTLAAAIFQKFSIQYEGSCFFENVTDESKRHGINYVCNKLLSKLLREDLDIDTLKVIPSMVMTRLKRMKAFIVLDDVHTSELLQNLIGVRHCWLGAGSTVIVTTRDNHVLKKGGIHKIHQVKEMNSKNSLQLFSLNAFDKVLPKEGYMDLSKRAIDYAKGNPLALKVLGSFLCSKNQLEWNCALAKLKEIPNAEIDRILRWSYNELDEKEKNIFLDIACFLRGHERNRITKILNECGFFADIGIRHLLDKALIRVDSKNCIQMHDLIQEMGKQIVREESLKTPGHRSRLCDLKEGTETVEAIILDATEDTHINLSPKAFAKMLNLRLLAFRDHKAVRPVNLPQGLDLLPENLRYFLWDGYPCKSLPPTFCPEMLVELFLRYSQVEKLWDGVLTLPNLEILDVKYSQKLIECPNVSGSPNLKEVDFSGCVSLLEVDSSIFLLQKLENLSLRKCTSLKILSSNTCSPALLNFDATNCINLQEFSVSFASVDRLCLSLPKFGTNELPSSILHFKNLWFFDCPISESLVNLPENFAMCIWLVSESLLKVERDTSITLSKILPSPAFLTVKMLIIDHVSILSEIPDNISLLSSLEFLSLNGIAIRSLPESIKYLPQLESLDVYNCNKLQSIPALSQFIPYFTVCKCESLEKVLSSTNEPSDKPKCGFILLNCIKLDPRSYQTVLKDAIAGIELGARLNSENEDPFLEQDDDIIEYFLPAMSGMENWSRYRSTQVSVTLEFPSNLLGFAYYLVLSQGHIGYDVGFGCECYLDNSSCERIHITSLTKGNFSNMLNSYDGPSIYLMMNHLVLWYDPASCEKIMEAVEEIKAISDVNNTSYNPKLTFRFFIDESLYSEVMIVECGFHWIYPFEGSAVPKRNDGFDSDDKEEAVLLTNKLEQCVVGTQSNLEVIIVDSGFHWMHPFNFESDDDEEDIVPLEYEDFEFDDEEDIVPLEYEDFDFGDEEDTVHLEYEDFEFDDEEDTVHLEYEDFEFDDSEDISYSLERLLHIGFDGDMLEKREENCN, translated from the exons ATGGCTTCTTATGATGTTTTCATCAGCTTTAGAGGCGATGACACTCGCTCTGGATTCACTAGCCATCTTTATGAAGCTTTGTGCAGAAGCTATTGCCTGACTTATATAGATTACAGAATAGAAAAAGGAAACAACGTTTGGGAAGAACTTGTGAAAGCAATCAAAAAGTCCACTTTGTTTCTTGTCGTCTTCTCAGATGACTATGCATCTTCAGCATGGTGTTTGAACGAACTCGTTGAAATTATGGAGTGCCATAAAAATGAACCAGACAATGTTGTTGTTATTCCCGTGTTCTACAAAGTTGAACCTTCACAAGTTCGGAAACAGACTGGGAGTTACGCCACTGCGTTTGCGAAACACATGAAGAAAGACAAAGACAAGATTCAAAAGTGGAAGGATGTTCTTTCTCAAGCTGCCGATTTGTCTGGTTTTCCCTCTACCGCGTACAG ATCTGAATCTGTCATGATTGAAGAAATTGCCCGAGTCGTCTTAGGAAAGCTAAATCACAAGCATAAAAATGAGATTACAAATAATTTCATACTCGATGAAAATTATCGGAGCATTGAATCTTTAGTAAAAATTGATTCAGCAGAAGTTCAAGTCATTGGACTTTGGGGAATGGGGGGTATAGGCAAGACAACCCTTGCTGCTGCGATATTTCAGAAATTCTCTATTCAATATGAAGGCAGTTGTTTCTTCGAAAACGTGACAGACGAATCAAAAAGGCATGGAATCAATTACGTATGCAACAAACTTCTTTCCAAGTTACTAAGGGAAGATCTTGATATTGACACTCTCAAAGTAATACCATCCATGGTCATGACAAGACTCAAACGCATGAAAGCTTTCATTGTACTAGATGATGTTCACACCTCGGAACTTCTACAAAACTTGATTGGAGTTCGGCATTGTTGGCTAGGAGCTGGTAGCACAGTCATTGTGACGACTAGGGATAACCATGTGCTCAAAAAGGGAGGGATTCACAAAATTCATCAAGTTAAGGAAATGAACTCCAAAAACTCCCTCCAGCTTTTCAGCTTGAACGCCTTTGACAAAGTCTTGCCTAAGGAGGGATACATGGATCTCTCAAAAAGAGCAATTGATTACGCCAAAGGCAACCCTTTAGCTCTAAAAGTTTTGGGATCATTTCTTTGTAGCAAGAATCAACTAGAATGGAACTGTGCACTAGCTAAACTGAAGGAAATTCCCAATGCAGAAATTGATAGGATATTGAGATGGAGTTATAATGAGTTggatgaaaaagaaaaaaatatatttcTGGACATTGCATGCTTTTTAAGAGGACATGAAAGGAATAGGATAACAAAAATATTAAATGAGTGTGGTTTCTTTGCAGATATAGGGATAAGACATCTCTTAGATAAGGCTCTTATAAGAGTTGACTCTAAAAATTGCATACAAATGCATGACTTGATACAAGAAATGGGCAAACAAATTGTTCGTGAAGAATCTCTTAAGACTCCCGGACATCGTAGTAGATTGTGTGATCTAAAAGAA gGAACTGAGACGGTTGAAGCCATAATTTTAGATGCTACTGAAGATACTCATATAAATTTAAGCCCCAAGGCATTTGCAAAGATGCTAAACCTAAGGTTACTTGCTTTTCGAGATCATAAGGCAGTTAGACCTGTAAACCTTCCACAAGGTCTTGACCTGTTGCCAGAAAACTTGAGATATTTTCTATGGGATGGCTATCCATGTAAATCTCTGCCTCCAACCTTTTGTCCTGAGATGCTTGTGGAGCTTTTCTTACGATACAGCCAGGTGGAAAAACTTTGGGATGGAGTATTG ACTTTGCCAAATTTAGAGATACTTGATGTCAAATACTCCCAGAAGCTGATAGAGTGTCCAAATGTGTCTGGTTCACCGAATCTAAAAGAAGTAGATTTTAGTGGTTGTGTAAGCTTGCTTGAAGTTGATTCATCAATTTTCCTTCTCCAAAAGCTTGAAAACTTATCGTTGAGGAAATGCACGTCGCTTAAGATTCTTTCGAGCAACACTTGTTCACCAGCCCTCCTTAACTTTGATGCCACAAATTGCATCAATCTGCAAGAATTCTCTGTCTCATTTGCTTCCGTTGATCGTCTGTGTCTGTCTTTACCAAAGTTTGGCACAAATGAACTTCCATCATCAATATTGCATTTCAAAAATCTTTGGTTCTTTGATTGTCCTATCAGTGAGAGTCTTGTGAATCTTCCTGAAAACTTTGCCATGTGTATTTGGCTTGTGAGTGAGAGTCTGCTGAAAGTTGAACGTGACACTTCCATCACTTTAAGTAAAATACTTCCTAGCCCTGCCTTCCTAACTGTAAAAATGTTAATCATTGACCATGTTTCTATCTTGTCTGAAATCCCTGACAATATCTCATTACTATCATCATTAGAATTTTTGTCACTAAATGGTATTGCCATTAGAAGCTTGCCTGAAAGCATTAAGTATCTTCCCCAGCTCGAAAGTCTTGATGTTTACAATTGTAATAAGCTTCAATCTATACCTGCACTTTCACAGTTCATTCCATATTTCACTGTCTGCAAATGTGAATCTCTTGAGAAAGTGTTGAGTTCAACCAATGAACCATCTGACAAACCCAAGTGTGGTTTTATTCTCCTTAACTGCATAAAATTGGATCCACGTTCATATCAAACAGTTCTAAAAGATGCTATTGCTGGGATTGAACTTGGAGCAAGACTAAATTCAGAAAATGAAGATCCATTTTTAGAGCAGGATGATGATATTATCGAGTACTTCTTACCTGCTATGTCTGGCATGGAAAATTGGTCCCGTTACCGTTCTACACAAGTTTCTGTCACTCTTGAGTTTCCTTCTAATTTGTTGGGTTTTGCCTACTACTTGGTTCTTTCTCAAGGCCATATTGGATATGATGTAGGTTTTGGATGCGAATGCTACTTGGACAACAGTTCATGTGAAAGGATCCATATAACAAGTTTGACAAAAGGCAACTTCTCGAATATGTTAAATTCTTATGACGGTCCTTCAATCTATTTGATGATGAATCATTTGGTTTTATGGTATGATCCAGCAAGTTGTGAGAAGATAATGGAAGCAGTTGAAGAAATAAAAGCCATTAGCGATGTGAACAACACCAGTTACAATCCAAAGCTTACATTTAGATTCTTCATTGATGAAAGCCTATATAGTGAAGTAATGATAGTCGAGTGTGGTTTTCACTGGATATATCCCTTTGAAGGAAGTGCAGTGCCAAAAAGAAATGATGGTTTTGATTCCGATGATAAAGAAGAAGCAGTTCTTCTAACAAACAAGTTAGAGCAATGTGTCGTTGGAACTCAGTCCAATTTAGAAGTTATAATAGTTGACAGTGGTTTTCACTGGATGCATCCCTTTAATTTTGAAtctgatgatgatgaagaagatatAGTTCCTCTTGAATATGAAGATTTTGaatttgatgatgaagaagatatAGTTCCTCTTGAATATGAAGATTTTGACTTTGGTGATGAAGAAGATACAGTTCATCTTGAATATGAAGATTTTGaatttgatgatgaagaagataCCGTTCATCTTGAATATGAAGATTTTGAATTTGATGATAGTGAAGACATAAG CTATTCACTCGAACGACTCTTGCATATTGGATTTGATGGAGACATGCTGGAAAAGAGAGAAGAAAATTGCAACTGA
- the LOC127076382 gene encoding disease resistance protein RUN1 isoform X1, translating to MASYDVFISFRGDDTRSGFTSHLYEALCRSYCLTYIDYRIEKGNNVWEELVKAIKKSTLFLVVFSDDYASSAWCLNELVEIMECHKNEPDNVVVIPVFYKVEPSQVRKQTGSYATAFAKHMKKDKDKIQKWKDVLSQAADLSGFPSTAYRSESVMIEEIARVVLGKLNHKHKNEITNNFILDENYRSIESLVKIDSAEVQVIGLWGMGGIGKTTLAAAIFQKFSIQYEGSCFFENVTDESKRHGINYVCNKLLSKLLREDLDIDTLKVIPSMVMTRLKRMKAFIVLDDVHTSELLQNLIGVRHCWLGAGSTVIVTTRDNHVLKKGGIHKIHQVKEMNSKNSLQLFSLNAFDKVLPKEGYMDLSKRAIDYAKGNPLALKVLGSFLCSKNQLEWNCALAKLKEIPNAEIDRILRWSYNELDEKEKNIFLDIACFLRGHERNRITKILNECGFFADIGIRHLLDKALIRVDSKNCIQMHDLIQEMGKQIVREESLKTPGHRSRLCDLKEVCDVLKYDRGTETVEAIILDATEDTHINLSPKAFAKMLNLRLLAFRDHKAVRPVNLPQGLDLLPENLRYFLWDGYPCKSLPPTFCPEMLVELFLRYSQVEKLWDGVLTLPNLEILDVKYSQKLIECPNVSGSPNLKEVDFSGCVSLLEVDSSIFLLQKLENLSLRKCTSLKILSSNTCSPALLNFDATNCINLQEFSVSFASVDRLCLSLPKFGTNELPSSILHFKNLWFFDCPISESLVNLPENFAMCIWLVSESLLKVERDTSITLSKILPSPAFLTVKMLIIDHVSILSEIPDNISLLSSLEFLSLNGIAIRSLPESIKYLPQLESLDVYNCNKLQSIPALSQFIPYFTVCKCESLEKVLSSTNEPSDKPKCGFILLNCIKLDPRSYQTVLKDAIAGIELGARLNSENEDPFLEQDDDIIEYFLPAMSGMENWSRYRSTQVSVTLEFPSNLLGFAYYLVLSQGHIGYDVGFGCECYLDNSSCERIHITSLTKGNFSNMLNSYDGPSIYLMMNHLVLWYDPASCEKIMEAVEEIKAISDVNNTSYNPKLTFRFFIDESLYSEVMIVECGFHWIYPFEGSAVPKRNDGFDSDDKEEAVLLTNKLEQCVVGTQSNLEVIIVDSGFHWMHPFNFESDDDEEDIVPLEYEDFEFDDEEDIVPLEYEDFDFGDEEDTVHLEYEDFEFDDEEDTVHLEYEDFEFDDSEDISYSLERLLHIGFDGDMLEKREENCN from the exons ATGGCTTCTTATGATGTTTTCATCAGCTTTAGAGGCGATGACACTCGCTCTGGATTCACTAGCCATCTTTATGAAGCTTTGTGCAGAAGCTATTGCCTGACTTATATAGATTACAGAATAGAAAAAGGAAACAACGTTTGGGAAGAACTTGTGAAAGCAATCAAAAAGTCCACTTTGTTTCTTGTCGTCTTCTCAGATGACTATGCATCTTCAGCATGGTGTTTGAACGAACTCGTTGAAATTATGGAGTGCCATAAAAATGAACCAGACAATGTTGTTGTTATTCCCGTGTTCTACAAAGTTGAACCTTCACAAGTTCGGAAACAGACTGGGAGTTACGCCACTGCGTTTGCGAAACACATGAAGAAAGACAAAGACAAGATTCAAAAGTGGAAGGATGTTCTTTCTCAAGCTGCCGATTTGTCTGGTTTTCCCTCTACCGCGTACAG ATCTGAATCTGTCATGATTGAAGAAATTGCCCGAGTCGTCTTAGGAAAGCTAAATCACAAGCATAAAAATGAGATTACAAATAATTTCATACTCGATGAAAATTATCGGAGCATTGAATCTTTAGTAAAAATTGATTCAGCAGAAGTTCAAGTCATTGGACTTTGGGGAATGGGGGGTATAGGCAAGACAACCCTTGCTGCTGCGATATTTCAGAAATTCTCTATTCAATATGAAGGCAGTTGTTTCTTCGAAAACGTGACAGACGAATCAAAAAGGCATGGAATCAATTACGTATGCAACAAACTTCTTTCCAAGTTACTAAGGGAAGATCTTGATATTGACACTCTCAAAGTAATACCATCCATGGTCATGACAAGACTCAAACGCATGAAAGCTTTCATTGTACTAGATGATGTTCACACCTCGGAACTTCTACAAAACTTGATTGGAGTTCGGCATTGTTGGCTAGGAGCTGGTAGCACAGTCATTGTGACGACTAGGGATAACCATGTGCTCAAAAAGGGAGGGATTCACAAAATTCATCAAGTTAAGGAAATGAACTCCAAAAACTCCCTCCAGCTTTTCAGCTTGAACGCCTTTGACAAAGTCTTGCCTAAGGAGGGATACATGGATCTCTCAAAAAGAGCAATTGATTACGCCAAAGGCAACCCTTTAGCTCTAAAAGTTTTGGGATCATTTCTTTGTAGCAAGAATCAACTAGAATGGAACTGTGCACTAGCTAAACTGAAGGAAATTCCCAATGCAGAAATTGATAGGATATTGAGATGGAGTTATAATGAGTTggatgaaaaagaaaaaaatatatttcTGGACATTGCATGCTTTTTAAGAGGACATGAAAGGAATAGGATAACAAAAATATTAAATGAGTGTGGTTTCTTTGCAGATATAGGGATAAGACATCTCTTAGATAAGGCTCTTATAAGAGTTGACTCTAAAAATTGCATACAAATGCATGACTTGATACAAGAAATGGGCAAACAAATTGTTCGTGAAGAATCTCTTAAGACTCCCGGACATCGTAGTAGATTGTGTGATCTAAAAGAAGTATGTGATGTATTGAAATATGATAGA gGAACTGAGACGGTTGAAGCCATAATTTTAGATGCTACTGAAGATACTCATATAAATTTAAGCCCCAAGGCATTTGCAAAGATGCTAAACCTAAGGTTACTTGCTTTTCGAGATCATAAGGCAGTTAGACCTGTAAACCTTCCACAAGGTCTTGACCTGTTGCCAGAAAACTTGAGATATTTTCTATGGGATGGCTATCCATGTAAATCTCTGCCTCCAACCTTTTGTCCTGAGATGCTTGTGGAGCTTTTCTTACGATACAGCCAGGTGGAAAAACTTTGGGATGGAGTATTG ACTTTGCCAAATTTAGAGATACTTGATGTCAAATACTCCCAGAAGCTGATAGAGTGTCCAAATGTGTCTGGTTCACCGAATCTAAAAGAAGTAGATTTTAGTGGTTGTGTAAGCTTGCTTGAAGTTGATTCATCAATTTTCCTTCTCCAAAAGCTTGAAAACTTATCGTTGAGGAAATGCACGTCGCTTAAGATTCTTTCGAGCAACACTTGTTCACCAGCCCTCCTTAACTTTGATGCCACAAATTGCATCAATCTGCAAGAATTCTCTGTCTCATTTGCTTCCGTTGATCGTCTGTGTCTGTCTTTACCAAAGTTTGGCACAAATGAACTTCCATCATCAATATTGCATTTCAAAAATCTTTGGTTCTTTGATTGTCCTATCAGTGAGAGTCTTGTGAATCTTCCTGAAAACTTTGCCATGTGTATTTGGCTTGTGAGTGAGAGTCTGCTGAAAGTTGAACGTGACACTTCCATCACTTTAAGTAAAATACTTCCTAGCCCTGCCTTCCTAACTGTAAAAATGTTAATCATTGACCATGTTTCTATCTTGTCTGAAATCCCTGACAATATCTCATTACTATCATCATTAGAATTTTTGTCACTAAATGGTATTGCCATTAGAAGCTTGCCTGAAAGCATTAAGTATCTTCCCCAGCTCGAAAGTCTTGATGTTTACAATTGTAATAAGCTTCAATCTATACCTGCACTTTCACAGTTCATTCCATATTTCACTGTCTGCAAATGTGAATCTCTTGAGAAAGTGTTGAGTTCAACCAATGAACCATCTGACAAACCCAAGTGTGGTTTTATTCTCCTTAACTGCATAAAATTGGATCCACGTTCATATCAAACAGTTCTAAAAGATGCTATTGCTGGGATTGAACTTGGAGCAAGACTAAATTCAGAAAATGAAGATCCATTTTTAGAGCAGGATGATGATATTATCGAGTACTTCTTACCTGCTATGTCTGGCATGGAAAATTGGTCCCGTTACCGTTCTACACAAGTTTCTGTCACTCTTGAGTTTCCTTCTAATTTGTTGGGTTTTGCCTACTACTTGGTTCTTTCTCAAGGCCATATTGGATATGATGTAGGTTTTGGATGCGAATGCTACTTGGACAACAGTTCATGTGAAAGGATCCATATAACAAGTTTGACAAAAGGCAACTTCTCGAATATGTTAAATTCTTATGACGGTCCTTCAATCTATTTGATGATGAATCATTTGGTTTTATGGTATGATCCAGCAAGTTGTGAGAAGATAATGGAAGCAGTTGAAGAAATAAAAGCCATTAGCGATGTGAACAACACCAGTTACAATCCAAAGCTTACATTTAGATTCTTCATTGATGAAAGCCTATATAGTGAAGTAATGATAGTCGAGTGTGGTTTTCACTGGATATATCCCTTTGAAGGAAGTGCAGTGCCAAAAAGAAATGATGGTTTTGATTCCGATGATAAAGAAGAAGCAGTTCTTCTAACAAACAAGTTAGAGCAATGTGTCGTTGGAACTCAGTCCAATTTAGAAGTTATAATAGTTGACAGTGGTTTTCACTGGATGCATCCCTTTAATTTTGAAtctgatgatgatgaagaagatatAGTTCCTCTTGAATATGAAGATTTTGaatttgatgatgaagaagatatAGTTCCTCTTGAATATGAAGATTTTGACTTTGGTGATGAAGAAGATACAGTTCATCTTGAATATGAAGATTTTGaatttgatgatgaagaagataCCGTTCATCTTGAATATGAAGATTTTGAATTTGATGATAGTGAAGACATAAG CTATTCACTCGAACGACTCTTGCATATTGGATTTGATGGAGACATGCTGGAAAAGAGAGAAGAAAATTGCAACTGA